The window TTCGTTTCATTGTAATTGCACCTGGCACATGCACCCTTTGTCTTTTATGTACAAGCCCATAATTACGTAAAAGCTTTTATGACTGAACTAAAGcctttatgatttttttttttttacagtaatcAAAGTGTGCCActgctttctgttttgtttaaagtttaatacttttttatgtgtttactttttaaatgagGTTAATCTTAAGTATTGTggtatattatttttattggaaTATTTCTCCTCAAAACTgttcttttgtgtctgttcatGGACTCTTCTCTGAGAGGTCTtccttcagctgcagttttctCATCCTCTCTGGActttctgctgcaggttctgaTCCGTGTCCACGCCTGTGGCGTGAACCCTGTGGAAACGTACATCCGGGCTGGGACGTTCGGAGAGAAGCGCTCCCTGCCCTTCGTCCTGGGCACTGATGCTGCCGGAGTGGTGGAAGCTGTTGGAGAGGGAGTCACTGCAGTAAAGGTCTGAATTGACATGATGGCCTGAACGCACGAGAACCTTtcaattatttgtattttctgtggAACAGGATGATCTCTGGTGTATATATTCATGGTTCAATGTTTTCAGGCAGGTGATCGTGTATTCACCACAGCCACAGAGTCTGGAGCTTATGCAGAGTTCACTGTGGCACCAGAGGCCAACGTTCACAAGCTGCACGATGCTTTAGACTTCTCTCAGGGAGCGGCCATAGGGATCCCATACTTCACCGCCTACAGAGCTCTGGTTCACAAGTAAGAGCAGCTACAACAGTCCAGAGCAATGTCTTGAAATGGGAGTGGGTGGATTAAAGGATTATACATTTTGGTTGCTTCAGTTTCCAGTTTCCTGATTAGTAATACCTGTTGAAGATAAATtactttgtttgctttgtttgagCTGTTGGAGAATTTCTGAAAAACCGCCTCACCAAAAAAAGCCGAGTCATTGTTACAAGTTAGATTTCAGATTGGCACTGACTCCAGTTTGGGAGTAACCAAACTATACTACTGATAACTTacaatattttttatgaattgATTAATCACCTTTATGCCAGGACAggtaatttatttattggatTAGAGTGTGTTAAAGTTgttaaagattttaaaatttGTCCTACTTAACTCTGCAACAGCTCTGCTTCCAACTGAATTACAGTTTACTCCTTCATTTTAATCATAGCACATAAATTAATTAAGATAATGATACTATTACTGAAGCCTATTTATGATAGATAGATATGAATATGTACTATTTAATTATTAAGATATCTCAATCATGCTGGAGATGAGTCTTTTTTGGTTAAAAGgacacactgccccctggtggccatgTAGTCACATCCCAAAATTACCCGAGACAGTCCAAGAGGAAAAACATCGAtgtaatgtatcatttttttagTTTCAAAGAATGACTCCATAATTAAACTCCATAGctatttttcttctgtcattccCACatttgtccagcagagggcgaaaTGTTTTCCCTTCTCCATCTGGCAGAACGCCAGAATGAAcacaatttaaagaaatgttcgGCGAAAAAACCCAGCTGTCATTTCTTGAATCCAAAGTTTGGacacattttggatttttttgtttttgaagggAAAATCAGTGCTGAACATGTGTAAAGTCATTTGTAAACTCTTTAAAAAGACTTTGAAGTTCACTTTAGTATTCTTTATTATTCGCATAGTAGTATCAGTGGTAGTAGTAGTATCCGCATAGTTTTACTAGTTATGTACAgctaattcacttttttttatgaaagtAACTTCAAGTCACCTTTTAGATATACTGGTTTAACAATAAGCCACTTTTGTTtatgacagtgtttttttttttgtgttctatTGTTTTTGCAGTATAAAATATACTAGTATGGATTGTATTTTAGGGAGACATGAAGATGCAATGGCTGGATTTTAAGAAAACTGCATATTTTTATGCTATAAAGTTTTGCGTCTTTTATACTCAGTCAAAattagagtaaaaaaaaatggactcaGATGTGATGTGCACTTTGAGGGAAAATATACCTCCTGATATAGTCTGTAGACATCATCTTTAAACTTGTTCACCTGATCTGGTGTTAAAGCCAActataaaataaacacaaaaaaatcgTAAAATCGTCAGAATGGAAGAATCATAATCTAAATCGAATtggtaacccccccccccaaaaaaaaataattaaaaaaataaaaaaggaaaaaaatcaaatcagtaAACAAGCCTGCCTCCCAATCATGAACCTGATGTCcatcgggttttttttttcatcacacactgttgtgttttgcagAGCCCATGCCAAACCTGGGGAGACTGTCCTCATCCATGGAGCTAGTGGAGGGGTGAATCATATTTTCTTCAATTATAGACATTAGAGACAAAGTTTTGTtgctaaaaatgtcaaataactACAACATTCATCAACTAACAttgatgcaataaaaaaaagtataatttaCTCTAAAATCAAGTATTTTCTTCTTCCATTAGGTGGGCGTGGCCACATGCCAGCTGGCCCGAGCTATGGGCCTCACAGTTTTGGGGACTGCAGGGACTCCGGACGGGATGAAGCTCATCCTCAAAAATGGAGCTCACCTGGCTTTTAACCACAGAGACAAGGGATACACTGACAAAATCACGGTATTCACTCACAGGGAAGAACATGCAGGGAAAACACTTCAAACTGAACTgacttcatgtgtttgtgtcctTCAGGAAGCCACTGGGGGCAAAGGTGTGGATGTGATAGTGGAGATGCTGTCCAATGTCAATTTGAATACAGACATCCAgctggtggcgaggggcggGCGCATCATCGTGAGTACTGCAGTCTGcactgagaaaagaaaatgttgggAAAGACTGAATTGCTTCAATTGGTAACACATAAGCAAATTAAGTTCTTTCAAATTAAGTCACAAGTtacaaatacacaaaacatAATCAAGTTGATTTATTTAGGCGTTGCCAATTGAAGCAATTTAATAGAATTAGTCcaactattttcttttttcagtgaaattaaaacacttgaaatgaaagAGATATAACGTCTGTAtccacaaacatttctcctgtGGCTCTGGCTTGCATTTATTATTCAGGTCATCGGTGCCAGAGGACCTGTGGAGATCACCCCCGTGGACACCATGATCAAAGAGTGCAGCATCATAGGAGTGGTCATTTTCTACGCTACGCCGGTACAGTGAAATAACATCACTAAAACATGTACACACTTAGGAGCCACAACCTTAACCTTAACAGGAGTACACCTTATCTTCTTAGAttataaaaaaacatgaaaccttCTCTGTCTTCTCAGTCTCAGAGGAACCCTTGCAAATCCATTTCACTTCCCCTGTACTTTAAAAGAACAACTGTAGCGAAGAAGTacagcgaaaaaaaaaagttgtccaTAAATTGTTCTTTGGAAATAAGCCTATATGAGTgcgcttcaaaaaaaaaatttcagcaTAATGCCAACGTTTTTCAACCATGCAACTTAGTTAAAACAGCATGTCAAACATTTGAACCATCATGACTCTTctcccctctctgctcctctcacaggaggagatgaaggagagCGCAGCTCTGTTCTTCAGGGGCATGGAAGCTGGTTGGTTGCGTCCTGTCATCGGCTCTAAGTATCCGCTGGAAAAGGCGGCGCAGGCCCACCACGACCTCATTGAATCCCCTGGAGCTACTGGGAAAGTCATCCTGACCATGTGATGACATgtcacaggtcaaaggtcgcccACTTTGGTTCAGAGGTCATTCCACCCTTCAAAGATGTTCAATTGCGTACTTTGAATGAAGTGTTGCACTCCGCAAAACGATTATATGATTAGACTGATCATAGCccatgaagtttgttttttgatcaTAAGACTGCTACTTATGTGTACACATACCATGTAATAACTTTggtgtattaaaaaaaagtatttcagaAAGTTAATATCACatgaataaagaataaataacaTTGATGCTTTCCGTGGTGGTCGAATTGGACAAAATTACATTCAAGGAATGAAAATTAGTGCTAAAGAGAAACATAAAGGCCTGTTTTTGAGGAAACTGAGTCAGACGTGACGTCCGTGCCTCTCAGGTGACGGCCCCAGCAACTGAGCATGCTCC of the Salarias fasciatus chromosome 18, fSalaFa1.1, whole genome shotgun sequence genome contains:
- the LOC115405445 gene encoding quinone oxidoreductase-like, which codes for MPGKKKMRAARVTDYGAPSVIKLSKDVSVPQPGPKQVLIRVHACGVNPVETYIRAGTFGEKRSLPFVLGTDAAGVVEAVGEGVTAVKAGDRVFTTATESGAYAEFTVAPEANVHKLHDALDFSQGAAIGIPYFTAYRALVHKAHAKPGETVLIHGASGGVGVATCQLARAMGLTVLGTAGTPDGMKLILKNGAHLAFNHRDKGYTDKITEATGGKGVDVIVEMLSNVNLNTDIQLVARGGRIIVIGARGPVEITPVDTMIKECSIIGVVIFYATPEEMKESAALFFRGMEAGWLRPVIGSKYPLEKAAQAHHDLIESPGATGKVILTM